One genomic segment of Acidobacteriota bacterium includes these proteins:
- a CDS encoding ABC transporter permease: MLHDLRLAWHNLTRQPAFTALVVGILGTAIAANTAIFGLIDAALLRTLPFDEPGRLVMGQATFGGRVNPWVSGYDYYDYREQSRTLESFASLGGGASRVTVLGGPEPELVEAAFVSWDLFQTLRVRPSAGRLFTEEDAVAGRADVVMISHDFWQRRFGGAPGAVESTLSIDGRPRPVIGVLPAGFHFLYRADVWGLTYRDGPLASARRWHNLLLVGRLKPGVSIEEAQSEIDVISARLEAEYPDTNDGKGLLLTGLHDALAEGVRDSLLMLMAAVGLLLLMACGNVAGLLLARGQTRASDLAVRAALGASRLRLVRELLTESVVLGLLAGVAGIGLAFVFEDLAIALLPVHRLGITGTTLGHGALLFALGLALATGVIFGTLPALRESVVEPSHHLRAGSRSTESRGGVRLRRALVVAQVAICFVLLTGAGLLIRSYSRQMSVDLGFDPASLLAGQIRLGADAYPEPDARIAFFSTFLARARALPGATSVGLIDRLPIRQPAGNIYIRRPDQPAIAKMELSADFRVADPGYLRTMRIPLLAGRDLAETDTATTPRVMIVSASLANLVFPGQNPIGQRLVVDMGDPVEHEVVGVAGDARLRHVRNRPFHAMYMPYRQYPRPVMHVAIRTTGDPTLLVSPLRALLREMDPNIPFAEPATMQGIVDDAVADTRVVTVSLAVFSGLALLVALLGIHAVLAYHVSQRAHELSVRLALGATPAGLLRQVVGQGFVLVGIGLVLGGAGALAGAGVLDRLLFDTAPKDPATFAAVTTFLLLTSLIACLLSARRVTHLNPVDALQAE, encoded by the coding sequence ATGCTCCACGACCTGAGGCTCGCGTGGCACAACCTGACGAGGCAGCCCGCGTTCACGGCGCTGGTCGTGGGGATTCTGGGGACGGCGATCGCCGCCAACACCGCCATCTTCGGCCTGATCGACGCAGCGCTCCTGCGCACCCTGCCGTTTGACGAGCCAGGCCGCCTGGTGATGGGGCAGGCGACGTTCGGAGGGCGCGTCAACCCCTGGGTCTCCGGCTACGATTACTACGACTACCGGGAGCAGAGCCGCACGCTGGAGTCGTTCGCCTCGCTGGGCGGTGGCGCCAGCCGCGTCACCGTGCTCGGCGGGCCCGAGCCCGAACTGGTCGAGGCGGCCTTCGTCAGCTGGGACCTCTTTCAGACGCTTCGCGTGCGTCCGAGCGCCGGACGGCTGTTCACGGAGGAGGATGCCGTGGCCGGTCGTGCGGACGTCGTGATGATCAGTCACGACTTCTGGCAGCGCCGGTTCGGAGGGGCACCCGGCGCCGTGGAGAGCACCCTGTCGATTGACGGCCGGCCGCGCCCGGTGATCGGCGTCCTGCCGGCAGGGTTTCACTTCCTGTACCGCGCCGACGTGTGGGGCCTGACCTACCGTGACGGCCCGCTCGCCTCCGCGCGACGCTGGCACAACCTGCTGCTCGTCGGCCGCCTGAAGCCCGGCGTGTCGATCGAGGAGGCCCAGAGCGAGATCGACGTCATCTCGGCACGCCTCGAGGCCGAGTATCCCGACACGAACGACGGCAAGGGGTTGCTGCTGACCGGGCTCCACGACGCGCTCGCCGAGGGCGTTCGCGACAGCCTGCTGATGCTGATGGCCGCCGTCGGGCTCCTGCTGCTCATGGCGTGCGGGAACGTTGCGGGCCTGCTGCTCGCGCGAGGTCAGACCCGCGCCAGCGACCTGGCGGTGCGGGCCGCCCTCGGAGCGTCCCGCCTCCGTCTCGTGCGCGAGCTTCTCACGGAAAGCGTCGTCCTCGGGCTGCTGGCCGGTGTCGCCGGCATCGGCCTCGCGTTCGTGTTCGAAGACCTGGCGATCGCGCTGCTGCCAGTCCACCGGCTCGGTATCACCGGCACGACGCTCGGCCATGGCGCTCTGCTCTTCGCGCTCGGCCTCGCGCTGGCGACCGGCGTGATTTTCGGCACGCTGCCAGCGCTTCGAGAATCGGTCGTGGAACCGTCGCACCACTTGAGGGCCGGATCGAGGTCCACCGAGTCGCGTGGCGGCGTCCGGCTGCGCCGGGCGCTCGTCGTCGCGCAGGTCGCCATCTGCTTCGTCCTGCTCACAGGGGCGGGCTTGCTCATCCGCAGCTACTCCCGTCAGATGTCGGTCGATCTCGGCTTCGATCCGGCATCGCTCCTGGCGGGCCAGATTCGGCTGGGCGCCGATGCCTACCCTGAACCGGACGCGCGAATCGCCTTCTTCTCGACGTTCCTGGCGCGTGCGCGGGCACTGCCGGGCGCCACCTCGGTCGGGCTGATCGACCGGCTGCCGATCCGGCAGCCAGCGGGCAACATCTACATACGGCGGCCCGACCAGCCGGCCATCGCGAAGATGGAGCTGTCGGCCGACTTTCGTGTGGCCGACCCGGGCTACCTGCGCACCATGCGGATTCCGCTGCTCGCCGGCCGCGATCTTGCCGAGACCGACACGGCGACGACGCCGCGCGTGATGATCGTCAGCGCCTCGCTGGCCAACCTCGTCTTCCCAGGGCAGAACCCGATCGGGCAACGCCTCGTGGTGGACATGGGCGACCCCGTCGAGCACGAGGTGGTCGGCGTCGCGGGCGATGCCCGCCTGCGACACGTACGCAACCGGCCGTTCCACGCGATGTACATGCCGTATCGCCAGTACCCGCGACCGGTGATGCACGTCGCGATCCGCACGACTGGCGATCCCACCTTGCTCGTCTCCCCGCTCCGGGCGCTGCTGCGAGAGATGGATCCGAACATCCCGTTTGCGGAACCGGCGACGATGCAGGGGATCGTCGACGACGCCGTGGCCGACACGCGGGTGGTGACCGTGTCGCTCGCCGTGTTCTCCGGCCTCGCGTTGCTCGTGGCCCTCCTCGGGATCCACGCGGTGCTGGCCTATCACGTGAGCCAGCGGGCGCACGAGTTGAGCGTCCGCCTTGCGCTCGGGGCCACGCCGGCGGGCCTGCTGCGCCAGGTCGTGGGCCAGGGATTCGTGCTCGTGGGCATTGGCCTCGTGCTGGGAGGCGCCGGTGCCCTGGCGGGAGCGGGCGTGCTGGACCGGCTGCTCTTCGACACCGCGCCGAAGGACCCGGCGACCTTCGCGGCCGTGACGACGTTCCTGCTGCTGACGTCGTTGATCGCGTGCCTGTTGTCCGCCCGGCGCGTCACTCATCTCAATCCGGTCGACGCGCTACAGGCTGAGTAG